The following are encoded in a window of Legionella geestiana genomic DNA:
- the crtI gene encoding phytoene desaturase family protein yields MKKAIVIGGGFGGIAAALRARAKGYAVDLYCNQPLLGGRAQVYQRDGYVFDAGPTVMTAPFLFEELFGLFGKRLEDYAELVPVEPWYQFRFPDGNHFNYGGTLENLLEEIRRISPVDVDNYLRMLEHSKAIFEVGFEKLATQPFNRFRGMVKTVPDLVRLQSYKSVWQLVCQYIHHPLLRQAFSVQPLLVGGNPLDTTSIYCLIHYLERKWGVHYVLGGTGQLVQAFARLMSEEGIRVSLNSPVKSIHIEKGRASGIRLANGESHASDIVISNIDPQFLYRHMIPKGQQGLIGTCKTLLTKPSMGLFVLYFGTKCRYDNLPHHTIMMPRAYEAILNNIFNHKCLSEDLALYLHRPTATDKSIAPEGHDAFYCLCPVPNLSAGIDWNKEANPLVSRIINALEALGMPGLSKQIDTLFFKTPEDFKTDYNAYLGSGFSAAPVFFQSAWFRHHNQAEGIENLYLVGAGTHPGAGVPGVISSAKVVERLLPDVLEPVE; encoded by the coding sequence ATGAAAAAAGCGATTGTTATCGGAGGTGGTTTTGGAGGCATTGCTGCCGCATTAAGAGCCAGAGCAAAAGGGTATGCTGTTGATTTGTATTGCAATCAGCCGCTGTTAGGCGGGCGCGCGCAGGTTTATCAACGTGATGGCTATGTGTTTGATGCCGGTCCCACCGTGATGACAGCGCCTTTTTTATTTGAAGAACTGTTTGGCCTTTTTGGTAAGCGGCTCGAAGATTATGCTGAGCTCGTTCCAGTCGAGCCGTGGTATCAATTTCGCTTTCCAGATGGAAACCACTTCAATTATGGTGGAACGCTTGAGAATCTGCTTGAGGAAATACGCCGTATTTCACCCGTTGATGTGGATAATTATCTGCGCATGCTGGAACACTCTAAAGCTATTTTCGAAGTCGGATTTGAAAAACTCGCGACACAGCCTTTTAACCGCTTCCGTGGAATGGTTAAAACGGTTCCAGATTTGGTGCGCCTGCAATCGTATAAAAGTGTCTGGCAGCTCGTTTGTCAGTACATCCATCATCCGCTGCTTCGTCAGGCGTTTTCGGTACAGCCGCTTCTTGTAGGTGGAAATCCGCTTGATACAACGTCCATTTATTGCCTGATTCATTATCTCGAGCGCAAATGGGGCGTGCACTACGTTCTCGGGGGTACTGGCCAGCTGGTTCAGGCCTTTGCCCGTCTGATGTCTGAGGAAGGCATACGCGTCTCGTTAAATTCACCCGTAAAGTCGATTCACATTGAGAAAGGGCGGGCAAGTGGCATTCGCCTTGCAAATGGCGAATCCCACGCTTCAGATATCGTCATATCGAATATCGACCCGCAGTTTTTATACCGCCACATGATCCCAAAAGGCCAGCAGGGACTGATTGGAACGTGCAAGACACTGTTAACAAAACCCTCGATGGGGTTGTTTGTTCTCTATTTTGGAACAAAATGCAGGTACGATAATCTTCCTCATCACACGATAATGATGCCGCGTGCGTATGAAGCCATACTCAATAACATTTTCAATCACAAATGCCTGTCTGAGGATTTAGCCTTATACCTGCACCGTCCAACGGCTACAGATAAGAGTATCGCACCCGAAGGACATGATGCGTTTTACTGCCTCTGTCCGGTGCCGAACCTGTCGGCAGGTATCGACTGGAACAAAGAGGCAAACCCACTGGTCAGTCGCATTATAAATGCACTGGAGGCGCTTGGAATGCCGGGGCTCTCCAAACAGATTGATACCCTGTTTTTTAAGACGCCTGAAGATTTCAAGACGGATTATAACGCGTATCTTGGCAGCGGGTTTTCAGCAGCCCCCGTCTTTTTTCAATCCGCCTGGTTTCGTCATCATAATCAGGCAGAAGGCATCGAAAACCTCTACCTCGTTGGCGCCGGAACCCATCCAGGTGCTGGAGTCCCCGGAGTTATTTCATCAGCAAAGGTCGTTGAACGCCTGTTGCCGGATGTCCTGGAGCCTGTCGAATGA
- a CDS encoding lycopene cyclase family protein — translation MQQQQPESITGEDTIRMTCQYYDVIILGGGCSGLAIGYYYSLLKSNQRIAILEMREQYHDDRSWCFWLTERDFVHQDIICKRWSKWLFSHNCQTVSHEADTCPYGLIKSIDYYQKTTHAILNDHRQELHPGIDVKAIEHKRGYYEITTSSGLYRASSLIDTRPDKLEVIKKARLYQIFYGLEIKTNVPVFDTGSVMLMSNLSANEEFCQFDYMLPIAENHALLEVTRFSKTLHSPHLLKAACETLLERWTQDYEICREEAAVLPMGIPLQKQPPSTCFNLSQHYGSLRASSGYGFLRLQAQAQTMAHHIANQTLLRGANVDNALDRWMDACFCRVLSRQMTHAPDVFMQMAKTLSAENFARFMNGAINWSLRWQVVKAMPTGLFVRALL, via the coding sequence TTGCAGCAACAACAGCCGGAATCGATTACTGGCGAGGACACTATCAGAATGACCTGCCAGTACTATGATGTCATTATTCTCGGTGGAGGCTGCTCAGGCCTTGCTATTGGCTACTATTACAGTCTGCTCAAAAGTAATCAGCGTATCGCCATTCTTGAAATGCGTGAGCAGTATCATGATGACAGAAGCTGGTGTTTCTGGCTGACAGAGCGAGACTTCGTGCATCAGGACATTATCTGTAAACGCTGGAGTAAGTGGCTTTTCAGTCACAACTGTCAAACGGTATCTCATGAGGCGGATACATGCCCATATGGCCTTATAAAAAGTATCGATTATTACCAGAAAACCACCCATGCCATTTTGAACGACCACAGACAGGAACTGCATCCTGGCATTGACGTAAAAGCCATCGAACATAAACGAGGTTATTATGAAATAACAACCTCATCCGGTTTATACCGGGCCTCCTCCCTGATTGACACTCGACCAGACAAGCTTGAGGTGATAAAAAAAGCGCGCCTGTATCAGATTTTTTATGGCCTCGAAATCAAGACTAATGTGCCTGTCTTTGATACAGGCTCGGTGATGCTGATGAGCAATCTGAGCGCCAATGAGGAATTTTGTCAATTTGATTACATGCTGCCAATTGCCGAAAATCATGCGCTTCTTGAGGTCACTCGCTTCTCTAAAACCCTTCACTCTCCGCATTTACTCAAAGCCGCATGTGAAACGCTCTTGGAAAGATGGACGCAGGATTATGAAATTTGCCGTGAGGAAGCGGCCGTATTGCCCATGGGCATTCCCCTGCAAAAACAGCCGCCTTCTACCTGCTTCAATCTCTCCCAGCATTACGGCAGCCTTAGAGCGTCAAGTGGCTATGGCTTTTTACGCCTTCAGGCTCAGGCACAAACAATGGCGCATCACATTGCGAATCAAACGCTGTTGCGAGGTGCAAATGTTGATAATGCGCTTGACCGATGGATGGATGCCTGTTTTTGCCGAGTACTGAGCCGCCAGATGACTCATGCTCCTGATGTTTTCATGCAAATGGCAAAAACACTCTCTGCAGAGAACTTTGCGCGCTTCATGAACGGTGCCATCAACTGGTCACTTCGCTGGCAGGTAGTAAAAGCCATGCCAACAGGTCTTTTTGTGCGAGCATTACTATGA
- the prpB gene encoding methylisocitrate lyase, translating into MRETRGKRLRQLVEAMAPLQVVGAVNAYCAMLAESAGCKALYLSGAGVANASFGLPDLGMTGLSEVLEDARRLNAASSLPLLVDVDTGFGNAFTIARTVKLMEQAGVAAIHIEDQVLAKRCGHRPNKAIVSREEMGDRIRAAVDARTDPDFVIMARTDAYAVQGMQAAIDRALWCVELGADMIFPEALTTLEQYREFVKHVPVPVLANLTEFGKTPLFSLADLKDAGVKIALYPLSAFRAMSKAALAVYEDIAAKGTQAEQVPHMQTREELYGVLGYHAFEEKLDRLYGERNE; encoded by the coding sequence ATGCGGGAAACACGAGGAAAACGCCTCAGACAACTTGTGGAAGCGATGGCGCCGCTGCAGGTTGTGGGTGCGGTTAATGCGTATTGTGCGATGCTTGCCGAGTCGGCAGGCTGTAAGGCGCTTTATCTTTCTGGGGCCGGAGTTGCCAATGCTTCATTTGGTCTTCCTGATTTAGGGATGACGGGTTTATCTGAGGTGCTCGAGGATGCAAGGCGCCTCAATGCCGCATCCAGCCTGCCTCTGCTTGTGGATGTAGATACCGGTTTTGGCAATGCATTTACGATAGCGCGTACCGTGAAGCTCATGGAGCAGGCCGGGGTGGCCGCGATACACATCGAAGACCAGGTGCTCGCCAAACGCTGTGGTCATCGGCCTAATAAAGCGATTGTGTCGCGCGAGGAAATGGGCGATAGAATTCGTGCGGCGGTTGATGCGCGCACAGACCCCGATTTTGTCATCATGGCACGAACCGATGCCTATGCCGTTCAAGGCATGCAGGCTGCTATTGACCGTGCACTCTGGTGTGTGGAGCTCGGGGCGGACATGATTTTTCCAGAAGCGCTGACAACGCTTGAGCAGTACCGCGAATTTGTGAAGCACGTGCCGGTGCCGGTACTTGCCAATCTCACCGAATTCGGGAAAACTCCCCTTTTTAGTCTTGCAGACCTTAAGGACGCCGGTGTTAAAATCGCGCTCTATCCACTGAGTGCGTTTCGCGCCATGTCAAAAGCGGCGCTTGCCGTATACGAAGACATTGCCGCTAAAGGCACGCAGGCTGAACAGGTGCCACATATGCAGACCCGTGAGGAGTTATACGGGGTATTGGGGTACCACGCGTTTGAAGAAAAACTTGACAGACTTTATGGAGAACGGAATGAGTGA
- a CDS encoding sugar porter family MFS transporter yields the protein MNGRAGNGLVWRIAAIAGLGGLLFGFDSSVVADIRDQVMAQLVLSEQQWSLVVSISLLAAIPGIPLSGLLADRLSRRMLLQLVALGFIAGSVFSALANGYFLLLAGRFITGLCIGVASYAVPLYIAEIAPANRRGGMVLLNGLAITSGQAIAYLSGFAVHDLSPHSWRWLFWASAIPGVLFFAGLLRVPHSPRWMARHHGIEAALEVLRAIRAPGHDVSHELQEIREVQTLNASGRWNRRLFSVLLTGCLLGAFQQLSGINAIMFYGPVIFQSAGFSLVREAIFATFIISLVNTLFTAFTLLTVDRLGRRRLLIGGTLAAALGLFGASYFYSLEGGLARYGVLSCLSVYVMGYCVSVGSLFWVLIAEIFPMRIRGFAMSLATVVQWATTFVIALVFMPLWSHLGAVHCLLFFGACCLIATLFIVHFIPETTGVSLEMLEKRLSRGYRIRDIGRPNGRLSTPLDAMMEDAI from the coding sequence ATGAACGGCAGGGCGGGCAATGGACTGGTGTGGCGGATAGCGGCGATAGCGGGGCTTGGCGGTTTGCTCTTTGGCTTTGATTCGAGTGTAGTGGCTGACATTCGCGACCAGGTCATGGCGCAGCTTGTACTGAGTGAACAGCAGTGGTCACTGGTGGTTAGTATCAGTCTGCTCGCGGCGATTCCCGGCATTCCTCTTAGCGGCCTGCTGGCTGACCGGCTCAGTCGCAGAATGCTGCTGCAGCTCGTGGCGCTCGGCTTTATTGCAGGTTCTGTATTCTCTGCACTTGCGAATGGATATTTTCTGTTGCTCGCTGGACGTTTTATCACCGGTCTTTGTATAGGTGTCGCCTCCTACGCAGTTCCCCTTTATATTGCTGAAATCGCACCTGCAAACCGCCGAGGCGGCATGGTACTGCTGAATGGCCTCGCAATTACCTCAGGCCAGGCTATTGCGTATCTGTCGGGTTTTGCTGTGCACGATCTCTCACCGCACAGCTGGCGATGGCTCTTTTGGGCGAGCGCCATCCCGGGCGTACTCTTTTTCGCAGGCCTGCTGCGTGTTCCCCATTCACCACGCTGGATGGCGCGACATCATGGGATAGAGGCGGCTCTTGAGGTGCTGCGCGCGATACGTGCTCCAGGTCATGATGTTTCACATGAACTTCAGGAAATCCGTGAGGTTCAGACGCTGAATGCTTCCGGGAGATGGAACCGCAGGCTCTTTAGCGTGCTCCTGACCGGTTGTCTGCTGGGTGCTTTTCAGCAGCTCTCAGGGATTAACGCCATCATGTTTTACGGCCCGGTCATTTTTCAGTCCGCGGGTTTCAGTCTGGTGCGGGAAGCTATTTTCGCGACGTTTATCATCAGCCTCGTGAATACGCTCTTTACGGCCTTTACGCTGCTGACGGTTGACCGCCTCGGTCGGCGGCGCCTTCTGATTGGAGGGACCCTTGCAGCGGCTCTGGGACTTTTTGGCGCAAGCTATTTTTACAGTCTTGAGGGCGGGCTTGCCCGATATGGCGTGCTCAGTTGCCTGTCGGTGTATGTGATGGGGTATTGTGTCAGTGTCGGCTCACTGTTCTGGGTGCTTATTGCTGAAATTTTTCCGATGCGTATTCGCGGCTTTGCCATGAGTCTTGCGACAGTGGTGCAATGGGCGACTACGTTTGTGATTGCACTGGTTTTTATGCCGCTCTGGTCGCACCTTGGAGCGGTGCACTGCCTGCTGTTTTTTGGTGCCTGCTGCCTTATCGCCACGCTTTTTATCGTGCATTTCATACCGGAAACAACCGGTGTTTCTCTGGAAATGCTTGAAAAACGCTTAAGCCGTGGTTATCGAATTCGCGACATAGGTCGCCCGAACGGGCGCCTTTCTACCCCCCTTGACGCCATGATGGAGGATGCCATATGA
- the prpC gene encoding bifunctional 2-methylcitrate synthase/citrate synthase, producing MSEASAGLAGVVAGESAIATVGQSGKGLNYRGYSIDDLAAHASFEEVAWLLHYGALPTEKTLTAYTKKLVSLRTLPEPLKAVLRLIPANAHPMDVMRTACSMLGTLEPETDIAMQQDIADRLLALFPGILCYWYHFHKDGREIDGLSDETSIGGHFLALLHGCAPTPIERDMMNVSLILYAEHEFNASTFAARVTAATLSDFYSAITSAIGTLRGPLHGGANEAAMELIAQYNSADAAEKGLMEKLGRREKIMGFGHRVYTVCDPRSDIIKSWAHRLSRAAGDTVLYPVSERIETVMWREKKLFPNLDFYSASAYHFCGIPTPFFTPIFVMSRVTGWSAHIFEQRANNRLIRPTSEYTGPAPRAWQPIHERG from the coding sequence ATGAGTGAAGCATCAGCAGGACTTGCGGGCGTTGTGGCGGGCGAATCAGCCATTGCCACTGTCGGGCAATCGGGTAAGGGGTTGAATTACCGCGGCTATTCCATTGATGACCTTGCAGCACACGCAAGTTTTGAGGAAGTGGCCTGGCTGCTGCATTATGGAGCGCTGCCGACAGAAAAAACCCTTACAGCATACACAAAAAAGCTCGTAAGCCTGCGAACGCTGCCTGAGCCACTCAAAGCCGTGCTGCGCCTGATTCCGGCTAACGCACATCCGATGGATGTCATGCGTACAGCCTGCTCCATGCTCGGTACCCTCGAACCAGAAACCGATATCGCCATGCAGCAGGACATCGCCGACAGGCTGCTTGCCCTGTTTCCAGGCATTCTCTGCTACTGGTACCATTTTCACAAAGACGGACGTGAGATTGACGGTCTTAGTGATGAAACCAGCATTGGCGGGCATTTTCTGGCGCTTTTGCACGGATGCGCGCCGACGCCAATTGAGCGCGACATGATGAATGTTTCACTGATTCTTTATGCCGAGCACGAATTTAATGCCTCAACTTTCGCCGCACGGGTAACAGCCGCGACACTTTCGGATTTTTATTCCGCGATTACGTCCGCCATTGGCACACTGCGAGGCCCACTGCATGGGGGCGCGAATGAAGCGGCCATGGAATTGATTGCACAGTACAACAGCGCTGATGCAGCAGAAAAAGGCTTAATGGAAAAGCTAGGCAGGCGTGAAAAAATCATGGGCTTTGGGCACCGCGTGTATACCGTTTGCGACCCGCGCTCCGATATTATCAAATCCTGGGCTCACAGGCTGTCACGGGCTGCGGGAGATACCGTGCTGTATCCAGTGTCTGAGCGCATCGAAACCGTTATGTGGCGTGAGAAAAAGCTCTTTCCAAACCTCGATTTTTACAGTGCCTCCGCCTACCATTTCTGTGGCATTCCAACGCCGTTTTTTACGCCGATTTTTGTGATGTCACGCGTAACTGGCTGGTCGGCGCATATTTTTGAACAGCGCGCCAATAACCGCCTGATTCGCCCCACATCCGAATACACAGGTCCCGCGCCGCGTGCGTGGCAGCCGATACATGAGAGAGGGTAA
- the iolG gene encoding inositol 2-dehydrogenase codes for MTTRSRVCRIGLLGAGRIGRLHAGNILRRIPQLELAAIADPALDPEWAQLQPVALKTTDVDAVIAHPDIDAVLIATPTPLHIPQIRAAAAQGKAIYCEKPIGLDEREVLALMEEINTRGTLLHIGFNRRFDPSFAKVAAGVHAGEIGTPQMLCITSRDPACPPIAYAATSGGMLMDMTIHDFDMARFVMQSEVVEVHASGGVLIDPRLEGFGDVDTAIIQLRFANGALGVINNSRQAVYGYDQRLEVLGSEGMLQAENCLENAVRHYRRDDTASANPLYFFLERYEQAFVAGLEAFCTAYLDGSAAPVSAEDALSALRIAKAAQESLVRNQPVRVCGDTDA; via the coding sequence ATGACCACTCGTTCACGTGTTTGCAGAATTGGACTTTTAGGTGCCGGACGCATCGGCCGGTTGCACGCCGGTAATATTCTGCGCCGGATACCGCAGCTTGAACTCGCCGCAATTGCCGACCCGGCACTCGATCCCGAATGGGCGCAGCTGCAGCCTGTTGCGCTTAAAACGACTGATGTGGATGCTGTGATTGCGCATCCCGACATTGACGCTGTTTTGATTGCGACCCCAACACCGCTGCACATCCCGCAGATTCGCGCGGCTGCAGCCCAGGGGAAAGCCATTTACTGCGAAAAACCCATTGGTCTTGATGAAAGAGAAGTGCTGGCGCTTATGGAAGAAATAAACACACGTGGCACATTGCTTCATATTGGCTTTAACCGGCGGTTTGACCCCTCGTTTGCGAAAGTGGCGGCCGGCGTGCACGCGGGTGAGATTGGCACTCCACAGATGCTCTGCATTACCTCAAGAGACCCTGCCTGTCCCCCGATTGCCTATGCGGCGACTTCGGGCGGGATGTTGATGGACATGACGATTCACGATTTTGACATGGCGCGTTTTGTCATGCAGTCAGAGGTTGTGGAAGTGCATGCCAGCGGAGGTGTCCTGATTGACCCGAGGCTTGAGGGTTTTGGGGATGTGGACACGGCCATCATTCAACTGCGTTTCGCAAATGGTGCACTGGGCGTTATCAATAACAGCCGTCAGGCAGTCTATGGCTATGACCAGCGACTGGAAGTACTTGGCTCAGAGGGCATGCTGCAGGCTGAGAACTGCCTTGAAAATGCCGTGCGCCATTACCGCCGGGATGATACAGCCAGTGCGAACCCTCTTTACTTTTTTCTTGAACGCTACGAACAGGCGTTTGTTGCAGGGCTTGAGGCCTTTTGCACGGCATACCTTGATGGCAGTGCCGCACCGGTCAGTGCGGAGGACGCATTGAGTGCGCTTCGCATCGCAAAAGCTGCACAGGAATCGCTTGTGCGTAATCAGCCTGTCCGTGTTTGTGGAGATACTGATGCCTGA
- a CDS encoding phytoene/squalene synthase family protein: MNAEAVFQKHAKSFSFAAKWLPRDMRQNAAVLYAFCRYCDDLADNAFTDIEKTEACAKIDAIADELERQCSSNPVVVAMLQLIAEKNVSLLAAQNLVAGVRFDLNPVRIIDRQHLTDYAYKVAGTVGEMMCPILGCTHPSAVKHAISLGIAMQLTNIVRDVDEDARMNRLYLPEEWLEFQDPESLSEPQNREKTQTAMKHTLALAETYYQHAAEGLQYIPGQPRLAIMIALRIYRLIGLKIARKNYPYWLGRVATRPWEKILAATTAGIDYWRGHYQNDLPVL; the protein is encoded by the coding sequence ATGAATGCAGAGGCGGTTTTTCAAAAACACGCGAAAAGCTTTAGTTTTGCAGCGAAGTGGCTGCCCCGTGATATGCGCCAGAATGCGGCAGTTTTATATGCATTTTGTCGTTACTGCGATGATTTGGCTGACAACGCCTTTACCGACATCGAAAAAACTGAGGCGTGCGCTAAAATCGATGCAATTGCCGATGAATTAGAGCGCCAGTGTTCCAGCAATCCGGTTGTTGTTGCCATGCTGCAACTGATTGCAGAGAAGAATGTTTCGCTTTTGGCAGCACAAAATCTTGTAGCCGGTGTGCGCTTTGACTTAAATCCTGTGCGCATTATTGACCGGCAGCATTTGACTGACTATGCCTACAAGGTTGCAGGTACCGTTGGTGAAATGATGTGCCCCATTCTTGGATGCACGCATCCCTCAGCAGTAAAACACGCCATTTCCCTGGGGATTGCCATGCAATTGACCAATATCGTCAGAGATGTGGATGAAGATGCGCGGATGAACAGGCTCTATCTTCCTGAGGAATGGCTTGAGTTTCAAGATCCGGAAAGTCTTTCGGAGCCGCAAAACCGTGAAAAAACCCAAACCGCAATGAAGCACACGCTGGCGTTGGCAGAGACCTACTATCAACATGCTGCTGAAGGACTTCAGTATATTCCCGGTCAACCCCGACTTGCCATTATGATTGCGCTGCGAATATACCGATTGATAGGTTTGAAAATCGCGCGAAAAAATTATCCGTACTGGCTTGGAAGAGTCGCAACGAGACCATGGGAAAAAATACTTGCAGCAACAACAGCCGGAATCGATTACTGGCGAGGACACTATCAGAATGACCTGCCAGTACTATGA
- a CDS encoding Brp/Blh family beta-carotene 15,15'-dioxygenase, with protein sequence MTNLLLLTGFMVTGGFALLLPQYAVMLFAVLAFVFGIPHGALDLWIMRRLWHTSLKTWLLSGIAYVILAGAVLIGFYTFPTAMLLVFLAYSAFHFGMDYYPEEAVNTSLIASLHACLCGAGLIAFPALFYGREVLELFLLITNREGALKVSASLHALAILLIPVFPYLLWKQSPSKRKELLLAVGGALIAPPIAFLTIYFVGIHSRNHFLLLYKKMGYQSPVAFVKAVIPMTLLSYLIAAGIFLSLIPELSFQDKAFASAIYTLAALALPHLVVVECLKRHGIRTALSTCTPHP encoded by the coding sequence ATGACAAATCTCTTGTTACTCACGGGCTTTATGGTCACAGGAGGGTTTGCTTTGTTACTGCCTCAATACGCTGTCATGCTTTTTGCCGTGCTGGCGTTTGTGTTTGGCATCCCGCACGGCGCGCTTGATTTGTGGATTATGCGCCGTTTATGGCACACATCGCTAAAGACCTGGTTACTCTCCGGTATCGCGTATGTGATTTTAGCAGGGGCCGTGTTAATTGGTTTTTATACGTTCCCGACGGCGATGCTGCTCGTCTTTCTCGCATATTCGGCTTTTCATTTTGGTATGGATTATTACCCTGAAGAGGCGGTTAATACCAGCCTCATCGCGAGTCTCCATGCCTGTCTGTGCGGAGCAGGATTGATAGCCTTTCCGGCATTGTTTTATGGAAGAGAGGTTTTAGAGCTTTTTCTGCTGATTACCAACAGAGAAGGGGCGCTTAAAGTGAGTGCGTCATTGCATGCGCTCGCCATCCTTCTAATCCCGGTATTTCCATATCTTTTGTGGAAACAGTCTCCGTCAAAGCGTAAAGAGCTTCTTCTTGCCGTGGGAGGCGCTCTCATCGCACCTCCGATTGCGTTTCTGACCATCTATTTTGTCGGTATTCACTCGCGTAATCATTTTTTACTGCTCTACAAAAAAATGGGGTATCAATCGCCGGTCGCTTTTGTCAAAGCTGTCATTCCGATGACACTTCTGAGTTATTTGATAGCGGCTGGAATATTTTTAAGCCTGATTCCTGAGCTCAGTTTTCAGGACAAAGCCTTTGCCAGCGCCATTTATACCCTGGCCGCCCTGGCACTCCCTCATCTGGTGGTGGTTGAATGCCTGAAGCGGCATGGCATTCGCACGGCTCTGAGTACCTGTACACCACACCCGTGA